A window of the Candidatus Zixiibacteriota bacterium genome harbors these coding sequences:
- a CDS encoding LysE family translocator, translated as MFDSSQLLLFMTATLLLNITPGPDMLYVATRSISQGKIAGTVSALGIGGGCVVHCLAAAFGLSALFMYSATAFDVIKYIGAGYLIYLGIRALTAKQSAPSSGVRYAKAPLSQIFWQGVLTNILNPKVALFFLAFLPQFTHSDSTSPALEILILGTIFNISGTIVNIIVALVFGLAGQRLVQKPSFWQFQRWITSAVFIGLGAKLLFTDRR; from the coding sequence ATGTTTGACAGTTCACAACTTCTCCTTTTTATGACCGCGACCTTGCTTCTGAATATCACGCCGGGTCCGGATATGTTGTACGTTGCCACCCGATCTATCAGTCAGGGGAAAATTGCCGGCACGGTATCGGCGCTCGGTATTGGCGGCGGATGCGTGGTGCATTGTTTGGCCGCGGCATTTGGGCTATCGGCGCTATTTATGTATTCGGCGACGGCTTTTGATGTCATCAAATATATCGGAGCTGGCTATTTGATTTATTTAGGCATACGCGCCCTCACGGCGAAACAAAGCGCGCCATCATCCGGGGTCAGATATGCCAAAGCCCCGCTCTCACAAATATTCTGGCAGGGAGTGCTAACGAATATCTTGAATCCCAAAGTTGCTCTCTTCTTTCTCGCATTTTTGCCCCAGTTCACTCATAGCGATTCGACATCGCCCGCGCTTGAAATTCTAATCCTCGGAACGATTTTTAATATTTCCGGCACTATAGTCAATATCATTGTCGCATTGGTCTTTGGACTTGCCGGACAAAGGCTCGTTCAAAAACCCAGCTTTTGGCAGTTTCAGCGCTGGATAACGAGCGCCGTATTTATCGGACTTGGCGCTAAATTATTGTTTACTGATCGCCGCTAA
- a CDS encoding lysophospholipid acyltransferase family protein, whose amino-acid sequence MRRFKNIKRTAVFGLVTILIGICNLIPRRFAVFIGGWLGLASWVILKRDRYKTERHLALVYAGIHTPAEMKNIGRQFFVNSGKNIVDVLRFKKHFASEIRPFITVEGIEHWVKAFNRGRGVFGVTGHIGNFEVLAALIASLGYPVAVIGREMYDKRLDTTLIENRASVGLTNISTSDSPRKLIEWLKKGGVVGVLIDTDSGRVRNCMIPTFGRLANTPVGQSMLGLRLGSAFVPAVCLRTPDNRYRVIIKEEVCINPSGDAETDAIELTKKCTEVLELIIHENKDQWIWLHNRWKTPVNSEPDIKSGLIDADNETIDKNKSLRDI is encoded by the coding sequence ATGAGAAGATTTAAGAATATTAAACGCACTGCCGTTTTTGGTTTGGTTACAATCCTAATCGGAATCTGCAATCTCATCCCGCGACGCTTTGCAGTCTTCATCGGCGGGTGGCTTGGGCTGGCTTCGTGGGTAATCCTCAAGCGCGACAGGTATAAGACGGAGCGGCATCTTGCCTTAGTCTACGCCGGAATACATACTCCGGCAGAAATGAAAAATATCGGTCGGCAATTCTTTGTGAACAGCGGAAAAAATATTGTCGATGTCCTTCGTTTCAAAAAACACTTTGCCTCCGAAATTCGACCGTTTATCACTGTCGAAGGAATCGAGCATTGGGTGAAAGCGTTTAATCGCGGCAGAGGCGTGTTTGGCGTGACCGGACATATTGGTAACTTTGAAGTTTTAGCCGCTCTTATCGCATCGCTCGGATATCCGGTCGCAGTTATCGGAAGAGAGATGTACGACAAACGACTCGATACAACTCTCATCGAAAACCGCGCATCAGTCGGCTTGACAAATATCTCAACTTCCGACTCCCCGCGAAAGCTGATTGAGTGGTTAAAAAAAGGTGGAGTAGTCGGTGTGCTCATAGACACCGATTCCGGCCGCGTCCGCAATTGTATGATACCGACGTTTGGCCGACTTGCCAATACACCGGTCGGGCAATCCATGCTTGGTTTGCGGCTTGGGTCCGCCTTTGTTCCTGCGGTCTGTCTGCGAACTCCCGATAACCGCTACAGAGTCATTATCAAAGAGGAAGTCTGCATAAATCCAAGCGGAGATGCCGAAACCGATGCAATAGAATTGACAAAAAAATGCACCGAAGTCCTTGAGCTGATTATTCATGAGAATAAAGATCAGTGGATATGGCTGCATAATCGATGGAAAACTCCAGTTAATTCCGAGCCGGATATCAAAAGCGGGCTTATCGATGCCGATAATGAAACAATAGATAAAAATAAGTCATTAAGAGATATCTGA
- a CDS encoding aminotransferase class V-fold PLP-dependent enzyme yields the protein MSSSHKRFKSIDTNLLHAGAIRPNIEDSVVTPIFQTSTYLTGGDRDYDDVRYVRCSNTPNHAVLHARIAAIESAESALVTASGMAAITTAILSIVKTGDHILTQRCLYGGTQMFLNEDAKGLGIDHMPIDLNDPSSWRKALKPKTKLLYVESISNPLMEVGDLKAIVAFAREHNLVTIIDNTFPSPVNFRPIEIGFDLVVHSATKYLNGHSDIGAGAIVGSQARITKATKLLNHLGGMLDPHACFLLERGMKTMGLRVRQQNQNALQLAQFLSKRDEVSEVRYPGLSSDAGHKFAEKLFDGYGGMLAFYLKSDAMAEPFLNSVTIPLHAVSLGGVESLVVRPSRSSHAGLTAKEREALGVTDALIRVSVGIENIDELIEDFSAALSMSHVKEAKRA from the coding sequence ATGAGCTCATCGCATAAACGATTCAAATCAATAGACACAAATTTGCTCCATGCCGGAGCAATCAGACCCAACATTGAAGATTCAGTTGTTACGCCGATTTTCCAGACTTCGACCTACCTGACCGGCGGAGACCGTGATTACGATGATGTGCGATATGTGCGATGCAGTAACACTCCGAACCATGCTGTCCTGCATGCCCGTATAGCCGCCATTGAATCGGCCGAATCGGCCTTGGTCACGGCAAGCGGGATGGCGGCGATAACCACGGCTATTCTCTCTATTGTTAAAACTGGCGATCATATTCTGACCCAGCGCTGTCTCTATGGCGGCACACAGATGTTCCTCAACGAGGACGCAAAGGGGCTCGGCATTGATCATATGCCTATCGATCTGAATGACCCGTCGAGTTGGCGAAAGGCTTTAAAACCAAAGACCAAGCTTCTGTATGTAGAGTCAATCAGCAATCCGCTTATGGAAGTCGGCGATTTGAAAGCGATTGTTGCTTTCGCTCGCGAACACAATCTTGTGACGATCATAGACAATACCTTTCCTTCGCCGGTGAACTTCCGCCCGATTGAAATCGGATTTGATCTTGTTGTCCACAGCGCAACCAAATACCTCAATGGCCACAGCGACATCGGCGCCGGAGCGATTGTCGGGTCGCAAGCCCGGATAACCAAAGCGACAAAACTGCTCAATCATCTCGGCGGCATGCTCGATCCGCATGCCTGCTTTTTACTTGAGCGGGGAATGAAAACAATGGGACTTCGCGTCCGACAGCAAAATCAAAACGCGCTTCAATTAGCTCAGTTTCTCTCAAAACGCGATGAAGTCTCGGAAGTACGGTACCCCGGCCTCAGTAGTGATGCAGGACACAAGTTTGCGGAAAAACTTTTCGACGGTTACGGCGGCATGCTTGCCTTTTATCTGAAATCAGATGCCATGGCTGAGCCGTTTCTCAACAGTGTGACTATTCCCCTCCATGCCGTGTCACTGGGAGGCGTAGAATCATTAGTGGTGCGTCCATCGCGCAGTTCCCATGCCGGTCTGACAGCCAAAGAGCGCGAAGCTTTGGGCGTGACTG
- a CDS encoding PASTA domain-containing protein, with translation MMQVRATRLSQPESGRTPFLAKPLPPGSIQRKLIFWVATPLLVLLLAVLVVDKAIMPSVTRQGTEFPLPSLMGQRLVDAQISLYELDLKYEIAAQEYSPGKPQGVILGQFPISGTKVKSDRTIKLTLSMGQKMIEIPDVAGRSVRQAILDLETAGLIVGEIAWAFSDTIPERVVVFSYPAAGSNIPMGSSVNLMVNRGRASSFTFVPKVIGLPLEEARKRLKEKSLLVGEVTTRIDENYLPETVLEQSEPEGAELDINSQIDLVVSSS, from the coding sequence ATGATGCAAGTTAGAGCCACTCGTTTATCCCAGCCCGAAAGCGGACGTACCCCCTTTCTGGCTAAACCCCTTCCGCCCGGTTCAATTCAACGGAAACTGATTTTCTGGGTGGCTACGCCTCTTCTTGTCCTGCTTCTCGCAGTGCTTGTGGTGGACAAGGCGATAATGCCCAGTGTCACCCGGCAAGGTACAGAATTTCCTTTGCCAAGTTTGATGGGTCAGAGGCTTGTCGACGCCCAGATTAGCCTCTATGAGCTTGATTTGAAATATGAGATAGCCGCCCAGGAATATTCCCCCGGCAAACCGCAAGGCGTCATTTTGGGACAATTTCCTATCTCGGGCACCAAGGTTAAGTCAGATCGCACAATCAAGTTGACTCTTTCGATGGGTCAGAAAATGATAGAGATTCCCGATGTCGCCGGACGTTCAGTCAGGCAGGCAATTTTAGACCTTGAGACAGCCGGACTCATTGTCGGTGAAATAGCCTGGGCCTTTTCGGACACAATTCCTGAGAGGGTGGTAGTTTTTTCCTACCCGGCGGCGGGTTCAAACATCCCCATGGGGTCATCGGTTAATCTTATGGTCAACAGGGGACGGGCTTCGAGCTTTACCTTTGTGCCCAAAGTTATCGGTCTTCCTTTGGAGGAGGCCCGGAAGCGGCTCAAGGAGAAATCTTTGCTTGTCGGAGAGGTCACAACGCGTATAGATGAAAATTATCTGCCGGAGACGGTGCTTGAGCAGTCAGAGCCTGAAGGCGCAGAACTTGATATTAACAGCCAGATCGACCTTGTTGTCAGCTCAAGCTGA
- the lptC gene encoding LPS export ABC transporter periplasmic protein LptC yields the protein MNKPFSITAITILIMAVLFQTGCERKPPDGGSDTILMDSLGRPDSKVTVAKIHLYDKGTKTTEIRADQIRKFEKLDSTMAYSVDIDFFDSLGHVQTTLVGDSGVIRESTNRFHIFGNVVVSVGDTTKLETEHLIWNPETKQIETDAFVKITRRQDVITGIGMHADRELTHIKILDQVSGTIEDINQMSDSTIK from the coding sequence ATGAACAAGCCATTTTCCATTACTGCGATTACAATACTAATCATGGCAGTTTTGTTTCAAACCGGCTGTGAGCGCAAGCCGCCCGATGGCGGTTCCGACACAATACTAATGGACTCTCTGGGACGACCGGACTCCAAGGTCACAGTCGCAAAAATCCATCTGTACGATAAGGGAACCAAAACGACCGAAATTCGGGCCGACCAAATTAGGAAATTTGAAAAGCTTGATTCGACCATGGCCTATTCTGTCGATATTGATTTCTTTGACAGTCTCGGCCATGTTCAGACGACCCTTGTGGGAGATTCCGGTGTGATCCGCGAGTCAACCAATAGATTTCATATTTTCGGCAATGTCGTCGTCTCGGTCGGTGATACGACAAAACTTGAAACAGAACATCTCATCTGGAATCCTGAAACCAAACAGATAGAGACTGATGCCTTTGTAAAAATTACGCGCCGCCAGGATGTCATCACCGGAATTGGCATGCATGCCGATAGGGAATTGACCCACATTAAAATCCTCGATCAGGTTTCGGGGACAATTGAAGATATCAATCAGATGTCTGATTCTACCATAAAATAA